Below is a window of Mucilaginibacter ginkgonis DNA.
TCATTAAACCGCAAGTTTGTTTTGGGATTGAACGTGCAGGACCAAAACCTTACAGGTGGCAGCTCGCCGTTTTATTTGCTGCCTGCCCTGGGCAGCGACGAGATGATGCGTGGATACTACAACGGCCGTTACCGCGACCGCAACCTCGTTGCGGGGCAGGCGGAACTGCGCTACCGCTTGAGCGACCGCATTGGCCTGGTGGGTTTCGCCGGAACGGGAACAGTGTTCAATACCAGCTTTAATGCCAAAGACCTTAAGCCGAACTATGGTGGCGGGTTACGTTATTTCTTCGACGTGGAAAAAGGCCTGTCTATCCGCGTGGACTATGGCTTTGGCGAAAAACGCCCCGGAGAAAGCCGGCAGAGCGGTTTATACCTGGCGTTGGGGGAAGCGTTTTAGGCCTCACCTAAATCCTCTCCAAAGGAGAGGACTTCGAAAAGATTGCGTTTAACCCCCTCTCCTTCGGACAGGGCCGGGGTGAGGCCTTCAAATCTGTATCTTAAAATCTTCCTTCATCCTGCCTTTCTTGAAGAATACCAAACCTATCCAAAACAAGTCAACGGTGGCAGTAACGTCAAGGTGTTTTTTTATTTCCGTCCATGCTTCTTTCATGCCTTCGCTCCAGTAAATATCGTCAAATATCAGTAGTGAGTTTTCATGCACTTTAGGCAGGCACCGGTTAAAATAATCCAGTGTAGCTTGCTTTTGGTGGTTACCGTCTATAAATACAAAATCAAGCTGATCCAGTTCGTTTATCAGCGGCGGAAGTGTGTCGTCAAAATTCCCGGTAATCAGTTGAATATTTTTAGCACCTGTTTTATCAAATCCTTTTTGAGCTACGCCGGCGGTTTGCGGGCAGCCCTCTAGGGTGTATATTTTAGCATTGGGCGCGGCTGCGTGTAAGTACAGGGTGGTAGTCCCCAGGCAGGTACCTAACTCTATGATGTTGGCGGGCTGTAAGTCGGCCGCCAGGCGATAAAGCAGCTGCGCCAGCTTAGGGGGTTTAAGCGCGTTCTTTGCTATCTGGCTTATCTTTTTTTGCTTATTGTTATTTACATGCGAGCCGGCGCCCAGGTCTGTAACGGTAATTTCGCTATCGTCATGCAATAGTTGTTTTCTGTAATTTTCAATTTCGGCGTATACGCTTTTGGGTTTAAAATCGTAAATTACTTCATCTACCAAACGGTACACAAAAGGCGAGTGTAAACCATGGCGGTTGCCGGCCTGTAACCTGTGTAATAGATAATCTTTAGCAAACTGCCACTTAAACATGGCGGTAAAAGTAGATAAAGGAATACATTTTATGCCCGAAATAACGCAATCAGAAATAAAATCACTTATAAAATTGTTAGACGATCCCGACCAGGAAATATTTGGCCATGTGCATGATAAGCTTTTCGGCCTGGGCGACGAGGCCATCGGTTTCTTAGAAGCCGCCTGGAGCGAGGCTTTTGACCCGATATTGCAGGAGCGTATTGCCGACCTGGTTCATGAAATACAATTTAACAACGTTAAAACCGACCTTAAGCTATGGTACCAAAGCGGCAGCTTTGACCTGCTGCGCGGTATCTTGACCATAAACAAATATCAATACCCTGACCTGGACGAGCAGAAAGTGATCAACCAGATTGAAAGCATTAAGCGCGATGTTTGGATGACCATGTACGCCGAAGGCAGCCCGGCCGACCATGTGAAGCTGATAAATCATGTGATCTACAATCTGCATGGCTTTAGCGGCAACACGGCAAACCATCAGGACCCGCAGAACAGCTACCTGAGCCAGGTATTGGAATCGCACAAAGGTAACCAGATATCACTGGCCATCATTTATAGCATCATAGCGCAGAAACTAGATATACCTATCTACGGCGTTAACCTGCCACAGCACTTTATACTGGCATACATTGATGAAAGTAAAGAGAGCGAGTTTGAAGGCGGCGTTTTGTTTTACATTAATGCCTTTAACAAAGGCCTGGTGTTTGGCCGCCGCGATGTAGACATGTTTCTGAAGCAATTGGGCGTAAAACCCGATAAGCAATTTTATGAGCCTTGCACCAATGCCGATATTATCCGCCGTGTACTTCGCAACCTCATCAGTGCGTATGAAAACTTAGGCTCGACCGATAAAGTTACTGAGCTGAACGAGCTGCTGGAGATAGTGTTGGAGTAAAAAGGACTTTTACCTTTAAAGAGTTCCGGCTAAATCGCCCAACTGACACTTAATGCCGTACTCATCCACGGTAATTTTATCTCTTCGAACGTCCATGGACAGGTCTGCAAGACCACATCGTATGAATGATTTGAAACTTCTAATTGCCAGCTATGACCGGTGTAACTTAAGTGACCCGGGCGCTGCAAAAAACTTTCTTTTAACGCCGTTGGTGATGAATTTCTGAGCTGAATCCAATTTGCAATAACAGCCTGTAATAACTCATCAGCAAGTCTTTGAATATCAAGATTTGGTGCCGGTTTTACTTGCCTGTGCGCGAGGTCTAATCCACAAAGTAAATTGATCAATCCGGCGCCGCTTTCATCATCCGCACCAACACAGTTTTGTAAGAACGCCGCAGCATCGTGCGGCTTTATCAGGCCACCGCTATCCGGATCAGTAAAATTTAGTCTCTTAAAAGCATTTGGCAGAAACGGGTTCAGCAGGACGATACCTGCATTATTAACGCCATATTTTTTAACCGTTGAAGTCATAGTTAATTCATCCACCATTTATCTTCATGCACCTTGCCAGTTGTGTAAATCAGTCGGCAGATTCTTTAGGGTTATCGGGCGGGCAGTTGCTTTTTAGAACTTTCAAATTCTTGCTTCCCGCTCAATTACCTCCAAAATGT
It encodes the following:
- a CDS encoding contractile injection system tape measure protein, with translation MVDELTMTSTVKKYGVNNAGIVLLNPFLPNAFKRLNFTDPDSGGLIKPHDAAAFLQNCVGADDESGAGLINLLCGLDLAHRQVKPAPNLDIQRLADELLQAVIANWIQLRNSSPTALKESFLQRPGHLSYTGHSWQLEVSNHSYDVVLQTCPWTFEEIKLPWMSTALSVSWAI
- a CDS encoding O-methyltransferase translates to MFKWQFAKDYLLHRLQAGNRHGLHSPFVYRLVDEVIYDFKPKSVYAEIENYRKQLLHDDSEITVTDLGAGSHVNNNKQKKISQIAKNALKPPKLAQLLYRLAADLQPANIIELGTCLGTTTLYLHAAAPNAKIYTLEGCPQTAGVAQKGFDKTGAKNIQLITGNFDDTLPPLINELDQLDFVFIDGNHQKQATLDYFNRCLPKVHENSLLIFDDIYWSEGMKEAWTEIKKHLDVTATVDLFWIGLVFFKKGRMKEDFKIQI
- a CDS encoding transglutaminase-like domain-containing protein; the encoded protein is MAVKVDKGIHFMPEITQSEIKSLIKLLDDPDQEIFGHVHDKLFGLGDEAIGFLEAAWSEAFDPILQERIADLVHEIQFNNVKTDLKLWYQSGSFDLLRGILTINKYQYPDLDEQKVINQIESIKRDVWMTMYAEGSPADHVKLINHVIYNLHGFSGNTANHQDPQNSYLSQVLESHKGNQISLAIIYSIIAQKLDIPIYGVNLPQHFILAYIDESKESEFEGGVLFYINAFNKGLVFGRRDVDMFLKQLGVKPDKQFYEPCTNADIIRRVLRNLISAYENLGSTDKVTELNELLEIVLE